A window of bacterium genomic DNA:
ACCCAGATTTTCTACAATGCTAACGGCAAGGAACTCTACCGCCATCAGGGCTTCTATCCCAAGGCAGACATTATCGCGAAGCTTAACGAGTTTGGGATCAAGCCAAAGAAATAGCCACATACTGGTGGGCGAGAAGATAGAAGTATGCTTGAGTACCTGTTTGAATGGGTGTATGGGGCGGTGGCGGGTTCGGCTTATGTTGCCTTGAGCGCGTCCTTTATCTGGGGGATGCTAAGTGTTGCCATTAGCCCGTGCCACCTGTCCAGCATTCCGTTGATTGTTGGGTTCATCAGCGGACAGGGAAAGATGTCACGTTCAAGAGCGTTTGGCATCTCTTCTCTCTTTGCCTTTGGGGTTCTCGTGACTATCGCCTTACTGGGTGTTATTACGGGGCTAATGGGCAAGATGTGGGGGGATGTCGGGGTCTGGGGCAACTACGTTGTGGCGTTGGTATTCCTCCTGGTCGGGCTTAACCTTATGGGTATTATTCCCACACCCTTCTCAGGGCCGGGCAATATCAAGCTAAAGCGGCGCGGCGCGCTTGCGGCTTTTATCCTCGGACTAGTGTTCGGGATTGCGCTAGGACCATGTACTTTTGGCTTTATGATCCCTGTGCTCGAGGCTAGTCGCCGTGCCGCTTCGGAGTCGCGTCTACTGTATGCTATTTCGTTGGTTGCCTTGTACGGCATCGGTCATTGCTTGGTAATCGCTTTTGCTGGAGCTTCTGCTGAGGCTATCCAACTGTACATGAATTGGAACGAAAAGTCCAAAGGGGTTGTCATTATGCGGCGCATTTGCGGTGCGCTCGTTATATTGGCCGGCGTCTACATGGTTAAAATCACTCTTTAAGGAGACCAATTTCCGATGTCCCCCACCACTGAGAAGCCGATTGAAACGAAGAGTAAGTTTGTATCAGGTGTAGCAATCGCCGTAAAGGCGGTTGTGCTTGGCGCTTTGTGGTACCTCGTCTATTGCACGATTCAGCCTGTGTCTTACTGGCTCTCGTACTCGTTGATTGGGTTTCCTAGGGGCAGTCACCTTGGGAGCGCAGTCGCATTCTTCCTATTTGAAGTACCAAAGGTGCTGATGCTTCTGGTGCTGGTAGTGTTTGGTGTGGGCATCATTCGCTCATTCTTCACTCCTGAGCGTACACGAAGTATGCTCGCAGGCAAACGCGAGACACTAGGTAACGTTCTTGCGGCGCTTCTTGGCATCGTCACGCCCTTCTGCTCTTGCTCAGCGGTGCCGTTGTTCCTGGGCTTTGTCGAGGCGGGAATTCCGTTGGGAGTGACGCTGTCGTTCCTTATCGCCGCGCCTATGATTAATGAAGTGGCTATTGTCTTGCTCTTTGGCATGTTCGGGTGGAAGGTCGCTGCTGTGTATGTATCCACCGGTTTGCTAATTGCCATCACTGCCGGCTGGGTAATCGGTCGTCTTCATATGGAGCGAGACATAGAGTCTTGGGTGTTTGAGATTCAGATGGCACAAACCGATTCATCATCAGAACGCCTGGCTTGGAGCGATCGACTGCAAGCGGGGAAGACCGCCGTCATAGAGATCGTTAGCAAAGTATGGCTCTATGTCGTTGCCGGTATTGCGGTTGGCGCGGGGATACATGGTTACGTGCCTGAAGGGTTTATGGCCTCATTCATGGGTAAGAGCGCATGGTGGTCGGTGCCGCTTGCAGTGCTGCTTGGCATTCCGATGTACTCAAACGCTGCCGGTATCATTCCTGTGGTGCATGCTTTAATCGAGAAGGGGGCTGCTCTTGGAACCGTGCTTGCCTTCATGATGGCTGTTATCGGCCTGTCCCTACCCGAAACCATCATCCTCCGCAAAGTGCTTAAACCGCGTCTAATCGCCGTGTTTGTCGGTGTTGTCGCAACCGGCATCCTCATCGTCGGCTACCTGTTCAACTTCATCTTCTAAGGGTTTTCCGGCTCATCATAAACTTAGAAAGATAAAACCTAAGCTGCAAGCAGCTTAGGTTTTAAAGAGAAACACGTATTAAAGGGGCAGCTTATCTAGCTGCAGTGGGCCTTCTGCCGCGAGATCTTCTCGTGGCGGCGCCGTAGCTCAAAGTCTTGTTCATGCCCTTTGCGGAGGGTCTGTAACCATGGCGAGCGGACGCATTCTGACCCATGTCAGCAGGGGTTGGCTCCTCGTTTTGGTAGTCAAAGCCATCTATCTTGCGGCGCTCGATAGGGCCGCCGAGAGCTTTTTCGATGTCCCATACCATTCCGGCATCTTCTCTTGTAATCAACGTCATCGCGTCGCCTTCAGTTTCCATCCTACCGGTTCGCCCGATGCGATGAATGTAAGCATCAGCGGTATCGGGGATGTCGTAGTTGATAACATGCGAAATGCTCTCGACATCCAAACCACGAGCAGCGATGTCGGTGGCAACAAGCACCTGGACACGGCCATATTTGAAGTCGTTCAAGGCGCTCTGCCTCTGGCTTTGAGACTTGTTAGAATGTAAGGCGTTGGTCTTGAAACCTGCTTTGCTGATCTGCTCTGCCACGCGGTCTGCGCGGTGTTTAGTGCGAGCAAAGACCAGAACTGAGTTAGTATCGTTCACATCAAGTAGTTTAAGAACCATGTCCGTCTTCAGGTGATTAGGGCATGGGTACAGGGCGTGCGTGATCGCTTTAGGTGGCATTTGAAGGTCGACGTTCAAGCGTTGCGGGTTATGCATGTACTCTGCGACCAGTCGTGAAAGCTCTGGAGCAAAGGTTGCTGAGAAGAGCATGGTGTGTCGCTTTTCAGGAAGACCCGAGATGACGCGCTTAATCTGGGGCAAGAAACCCATGTCAAGCATCCGGTCAGCTTCGTCGAGCACCAGTTTCTCTACTTGTGAAAATCTTGTATTACCACGGTTCATGTGGTCTAAAAGCCTACCGGGACAGGCGACGATTACGTCAACCCCGCGCCGCATAGCGTCCGCTTGAGAGTTCAGTCCTACACCGCCATAAACACAGGCCACGCTTAGCTTAGTGAACTTAGCAAGCTGACGGAAGGTATCACTGATCTGCTCGGCAAGTTCCCTGGTTGGCGTCAACACGATTATTCTCGTGCAAGGCCTATGGGGCGGATGCAACAGCAGGTGATTCAAGAGAGGCAACACAAAGGCGGCCGTCTTGCCGGTTCCTGTTTGGGCGGTGCCGATCAGGTCTTGACACTGCATCGCTATAGGGATAGTAGCCGACTGAACGGGCGTGGGGTTCTCATATCCTGCAAAGGCAACTGCCTTCACAAGTCTCGGATCCAAGCCGAAAGCGGCAAATTCAGGGGAGGGAACAGGCTCAACGCTACGGCACTTGGGGCACTGAGTAGGTGGTTTAGAGGAAATCTGTTCTCGGAAAAGGATGGTGAAGTTCTGTTCGCAATCACGACATACAATCGTTTTGTTCTGTCTCATTAATGGTTCTAGCTCCTAATATATGGTTCGTATTGTCTCCGAGGCTTAGAGACAGTGAGCTAGATGAACCGAAGACTTCCAAGAACAACCAGGCCAATGCCGAAGCAACGTAACAACCTCTCTAATTATAGCACAATTATCACGATTAGTGTAGCCCTGTCTACTTTACCGTATTCCCACGCCCATT
This region includes:
- a CDS encoding DEAD/DEAH box helicase — translated: MRQNKTIVCRDCEQNFTILFREQISSKPPTQCPKCRSVEPVPSPEFAAFGLDPRLVKAVAFAGYENPTPVQSATIPIAMQCQDLIGTAQTGTGKTAAFVLPLLNHLLLHPPHRPCTRIIVLTPTRELAEQISDTFRQLAKFTKLSVACVYGGVGLNSQADAMRRGVDVIVACPGRLLDHMNRGNTRFSQVEKLVLDEADRMLDMGFLPQIKRVISGLPEKRHTMLFSATFAPELSRLVAEYMHNPQRLNVDLQMPPKAITHALYPCPNHLKTDMVLKLLDVNDTNSVLVFARTKHRADRVAEQISKAGFKTNALHSNKSQSQRQSALNDFKYGRVQVLVATDIAARGLDVESISHVINYDIPDTADAYIHRIGRTGRMETEGDAMTLITREDAGMVWDIEKALGGPIERRKIDGFDYQNEEPTPADMGQNASARHGYRPSAKGMNKTLSYGAATRRSRGRRPTAAR
- a CDS encoding cytochrome c biogenesis protein CcdA; protein product: MLEYLFEWVYGAVAGSAYVALSASFIWGMLSVAISPCHLSSIPLIVGFISGQGKMSRSRAFGISSLFAFGVLVTIALLGVITGLMGKMWGDVGVWGNYVVALVFLLVGLNLMGIIPTPFSGPGNIKLKRRGALAAFILGLVFGIALGPCTFGFMIPVLEASRRAASESRLLYAISLVALYGIGHCLVIAFAGASAEAIQLYMNWNEKSKGVVIMRRICGALVILAGVYMVKITL
- a CDS encoding permease yields the protein MSPTTEKPIETKSKFVSGVAIAVKAVVLGALWYLVYCTIQPVSYWLSYSLIGFPRGSHLGSAVAFFLFEVPKVLMLLVLVVFGVGIIRSFFTPERTRSMLAGKRETLGNVLAALLGIVTPFCSCSAVPLFLGFVEAGIPLGVTLSFLIAAPMINEVAIVLLFGMFGWKVAAVYVSTGLLIAITAGWVIGRLHMERDIESWVFEIQMAQTDSSSERLAWSDRLQAGKTAVIEIVSKVWLYVVAGIAVGAGIHGYVPEGFMASFMGKSAWWSVPLAVLLGIPMYSNAAGIIPVVHALIEKGAALGTVLAFMMAVIGLSLPETIILRKVLKPRLIAVFVGVVATGILIVGYLFNFIF